The following are encoded in a window of Rhizobium sp. WYJ-E13 genomic DNA:
- a CDS encoding pyridoxal phosphate-dependent aminotransferase, whose amino-acid sequence MFSISKRSEVEPFHAMDVLAEATKRRASGHPVISMAVGQPSHPAPQAALEAARTALTEGRIGYTDALGTARLKHALAWHYRDRHGLEIDPARIAVTTGSSAAFNLAFLSLFDAGDAVAIARPGYPAYRNILGALGLNVVEVPVTAETHFTLMPESLEAIQLEKGVKLKGVLLASPANPTGTVTGREGLKALAAYCDANNIAFISDEIYHGLTFAGEETSALELTAEAIVINSFSKYYCMTGWRIGWMVLPEQLVRPIERVAQSLYISPPELSQIAATAALGASEELDRVKASYAANRELLLDRLPKIGLAPASPMDGAFYAYVDVSRFTNDSMDFARRMLAEINVATTPGLDFDPVEGPRTLRMSYAGSEAEIAEALERIGAWLK is encoded by the coding sequence GTGTTTTCCATCTCGAAACGCAGCGAAGTCGAACCATTCCACGCCATGGATGTTCTGGCCGAAGCCACGAAGAGACGCGCGAGCGGCCACCCCGTCATTTCCATGGCCGTCGGCCAGCCCTCGCATCCCGCACCCCAGGCAGCCCTTGAAGCCGCCCGCACAGCGCTCACCGAAGGGCGCATCGGCTATACGGACGCGCTTGGCACGGCGCGGCTGAAACATGCGCTTGCCTGGCACTATCGCGACCGCCATGGCCTGGAGATCGATCCTGCGCGCATCGCGGTAACCACGGGCTCGTCAGCCGCCTTCAATCTTGCCTTCCTGTCGCTTTTTGATGCCGGCGATGCCGTTGCCATTGCCCGGCCGGGTTATCCCGCCTATCGCAACATCCTCGGCGCCCTCGGCCTCAATGTGGTCGAAGTGCCCGTCACAGCAGAAACGCATTTCACGCTAATGCCCGAAAGCCTTGAAGCGATCCAGCTGGAAAAGGGCGTGAAACTGAAGGGCGTGCTGCTGGCAAGTCCTGCTAATCCAACCGGCACAGTGACTGGCCGCGAAGGCCTGAAGGCGCTTGCCGCCTATTGCGATGCCAATAACATCGCCTTCATCTCCGACGAGATCTATCACGGCCTGACCTTTGCCGGCGAAGAGACGAGCGCGCTGGAACTGACTGCCGAGGCAATCGTCATCAACTCGTTCTCTAAATATTACTGCATGACCGGATGGCGTATCGGCTGGATGGTGCTGCCCGAACAGCTGGTGCGCCCGATCGAACGCGTCGCCCAAAGTCTCTATATTTCGCCGCCGGAGCTTTCGCAGATCGCCGCCACCGCAGCGCTCGGCGCCAGCGAGGAACTGGATCGCGTCAAGGCAAGTTATGCCGCCAATCGCGAACTGCTGCTCGATCGCCTGCCGAAGATCGGTCTTGCGCCGGCGTCACCGATGGACGGCGCCTTTTACGCTTATGTGGATGTTTCGCGCTTCACCAATGACAGCATGGATTTCGCGCGGCGCATGCTGGCCGAGATCAATGTCGCCACCACTCCCGGCCTCGATTTCGACCCGGTCGAAGGACCGCGCACCCTGCGCATGTCCTATGCCGGTTCGGAGGCCGAGATCGCCGAGGCTCTGGAGCGCATCGGCGCCTGGCTGAAATGA
- a CDS encoding aldolase, whose amino-acid sequence MAHELNLAKGQPAILRNLPLDTDEIWQSRVDLAACLRMAARLGLEEGICNHFSAVVPGHPDLFLVNRLGWAFQEATASSLLICDFDGNVIAGDGVPEATAFFIHARLHKMSPRVGAAFHTHMPNATALSMVEGDPFVWAGQTALKFYGRVAVDENYNGLALDEREGDRIATVLGNKDILFMKNHGVMVCAPNIAEAWDDLYYLERAAEVQLKAMSTGRQLIAVPTDIAEQAAKQMRESDPESARLHLESVRRVLDRQAPEYRS is encoded by the coding sequence ATGGCTCATGAACTGAACCTTGCGAAAGGACAGCCGGCGATACTGCGCAACCTGCCGCTCGATACGGACGAGATCTGGCAGTCGCGCGTCGATTTGGCGGCCTGCCTTCGAATGGCGGCGCGCCTCGGGCTTGAGGAAGGCATCTGCAACCATTTCTCCGCCGTCGTGCCCGGCCATCCCGATCTCTTTCTCGTCAACAGGCTTGGCTGGGCCTTTCAGGAGGCCACCGCCTCGTCTCTGCTGATCTGCGATTTCGATGGCAATGTCATCGCCGGCGACGGTGTGCCCGAAGCGACCGCCTTCTTCATCCATGCCCGCCTGCACAAGATGTCGCCGCGCGTGGGTGCCGCCTTCCATACGCATATGCCGAACGCGACCGCGCTCAGCATGGTCGAGGGCGATCCCTTCGTCTGGGCCGGTCAGACGGCACTAAAATTCTATGGCCGCGTCGCGGTCGATGAAAACTATAACGGGCTCGCGCTCGATGAGCGCGAGGGCGACAGGATCGCAACCGTGCTTGGCAACAAGGACATCCTGTTCATGAAAAACCATGGCGTCATGGTCTGCGCGCCAAACATCGCCGAAGCCTGGGACGATCTCTATTATCTTGAGCGCGCTGCAGAGGTTCAGCTCAAGGCGATGAGCACCGGGCGGCAATTGATTGCTGTGCCGACCGATATCGCCGAACAGGCCGCAAAGCAGATGCGGGAAAGCGATCCGGAAAGTGCGCGCCTGCATCTTGAAAGCGTCAGGCGTGTTCTCGACCGGCAAGCGCCGGAATACCGGAGCTAA
- a CDS encoding haloacid dehalogenase type II: MTLPGNRPTWLTFDCYGTLIQWDEGLLAAMDAILSAKGGDINQSAFIAVYDRYEHELEQQKPHRSFGQVTALALELAMNEFGLPFNTADADLLTSSIGRMPPFPEVVETLDKLKTAGFRLAIISNTDDAIIAGNVAQLGGLIDRVITAEQAEAYKPSPQIFRHAWKTLGIGMDDLVHICASPHLDLAAARELGFRAIWVDRGTGRKPLSDYRPNEIVPTLDKVPGLFAANGWM, from the coding sequence ATGACACTTCCCGGAAACCGGCCGACCTGGCTGACATTCGATTGTTACGGCACGCTGATCCAATGGGATGAAGGGCTGCTTGCCGCGATGGATGCGATCCTGTCGGCAAAGGGCGGCGATATCAACCAATCGGCCTTCATTGCTGTCTACGACCGATACGAGCATGAACTGGAACAGCAGAAGCCGCACCGATCCTTCGGCCAAGTCACCGCCCTTGCATTGGAACTGGCGATGAACGAGTTTGGCCTGCCGTTCAACACCGCCGATGCCGATCTGCTGACGTCATCGATCGGCCGGATGCCGCCCTTCCCCGAAGTCGTCGAAACGCTCGACAAGCTGAAGACTGCCGGGTTCCGGCTCGCCATTATCTCGAATACCGACGACGCGATCATTGCCGGCAATGTCGCGCAGCTCGGCGGCCTCATTGACCGAGTGATCACCGCTGAACAGGCGGAAGCCTATAAGCCGTCGCCACAGATCTTCCGGCATGCCTGGAAAACGCTCGGCATCGGCATGGATGATCTCGTGCATATCTGCGCCAGCCCGCATCTTGACCTTGCCGCCGCGCGCGAACTCGGTTTTCGTGCGATCTGGGTGGATCGCGGCACGGGACGGAAGCCGCTCAGCGATTACCGTCCCAACGAGATCGTGCCGACGCTCGACAAGGTGCCCGGCCTATTTGCCGCAAACGGCTGGATGTAA
- a CDS encoding LysR family transcriptional regulator codes for MSFAFDLDLLRTFAAVVDTGGFTRAAERVHLTQSTVSQQIKKLEANIGRTLLLRDKSTGGIQTTEEGEVLLSYARRLLATAEEAMDVMRKPTAPKTVRLGVPEDFAGRRLIDLLSGFSAASSHIRLDTVSGWSVELRRLLDAGEIDLALIKREPGDGACLASWEEELVWVESMNRPVKDDETVPLAVFPVGCIYRERAIRFIERSGRRWRIAYTSQGLMGVQAAVASGLGISLLPSDAVLPEHRRLAAADGFDPQPASELALVRGKLRLSVESRSLADFLAANL; via the coding sequence ATGAGCTTCGCTTTCGACCTTGATCTTCTTCGCACCTTTGCAGCCGTGGTCGATACCGGCGGCTTCACGCGTGCGGCAGAGCGCGTTCACCTCACCCAGTCCACTGTCAGCCAACAGATCAAAAAGCTTGAGGCCAATATCGGTCGCACCCTGCTGCTGCGCGACAAGTCGACGGGTGGCATCCAGACGACGGAAGAGGGCGAAGTGCTCCTGAGCTATGCGCGACGTCTGCTGGCGACGGCAGAAGAGGCAATGGACGTCATGCGCAAGCCCACTGCGCCCAAGACCGTCAGGCTCGGTGTTCCCGAGGATTTTGCCGGCCGCAGGCTCATCGATCTTCTCTCGGGTTTTTCTGCTGCCTCGTCGCATATAAGGCTCGACACCGTCAGCGGATGGAGCGTCGAGCTTCGCCGCCTTCTCGACGCCGGCGAAATCGATCTGGCGCTGATCAAACGCGAGCCCGGCGACGGCGCCTGTCTGGCCAGTTGGGAGGAAGAGCTGGTCTGGGTCGAGAGCATGAACCGGCCGGTGAAGGACGATGAGACGGTGCCGCTCGCGGTTTTTCCTGTTGGATGCATCTATCGCGAACGGGCGATCCGCTTCATCGAGCGCAGCGGGCGGCGTTGGCGCATTGCCTATACGAGCCAGGGTTTGATGGGAGTTCAGGCCGCAGTCGCTTCCGGCCTCGGCATCAGCTTGCTGCCATCGGATGCCGTCCTGCCTGAACATCGCCGGCTTGCAGCGGCAGATGGGTTCGATCCGCAGCCGGCATCCGAACTTGCGCTCGTCAGGGGAAAGCTGCGCCTCTCGGTAGAGAGCCGGTCGCTCGCCGATTTCCTCGCGGCCAATCTTTAG